The following coding sequences lie in one Lysobacter capsici genomic window:
- a CDS encoding response regulator transcription factor, with the protein MPTLLIADDHPLFRAALRQAAADAVPDTVVREAGTLDDALAALEAEPGIDLVLLDLHMPGNHGLAGLAAIRAQYPGTAVAVVSANDDPRVVRRALDHGAAGYLPKSSGLDELRDAIRAVLACEQWLPAALRAAVARTQSDRGDADLASRLASLSPQQFRVLSLVAQGLLNKQIADRLDVQERTVKAHLSAIFDRLGVRNRTQAGVVLRELELSDPARRIED; encoded by the coding sequence ATGCCGACCCTGCTGATCGCCGACGACCATCCGCTGTTCCGCGCCGCGCTGCGCCAGGCCGCCGCCGACGCGGTGCCCGATACCGTGGTGCGCGAGGCCGGCACGCTCGACGATGCGCTGGCCGCGCTGGAAGCCGAACCCGGCATCGACCTGGTCCTGCTGGACCTGCACATGCCCGGCAACCACGGCCTGGCCGGACTCGCCGCGATCCGCGCCCAGTACCCGGGCACCGCGGTCGCGGTGGTGTCGGCCAACGACGATCCGCGGGTGGTGCGGCGCGCGCTCGATCACGGCGCGGCCGGTTATCTGCCCAAGAGCTCGGGCCTGGACGAACTGCGCGACGCGATCCGCGCGGTGCTGGCCTGCGAGCAATGGCTGCCGGCGGCGTTGCGCGCGGCGGTCGCGCGCACCCAGAGCGACCGCGGCGACGCCGACCTGGCCTCGCGCCTGGCCAGCCTGTCGCCGCAGCAGTTCCGGGTGCTCAGCCTGGTCGCGCAAGGCCTGCTCAACAAGCAGATCGCCGATCGCCTGGACGTGCAGGAACGCACGGTCAAGGCGCATCTGTCGGCGATCTTCGACCGGCTCGGCGTGCGCAACCGCACCCAGGCCGGGGTGGTGCTGCGCGAACTGGAACTATCGGACCCAGCGCGGCGGATCGAGGACTGA
- a CDS encoding hybrid sensor histidine kinase/response regulator, whose product MLSLTTVALASLAWLALMFGTALFAERRPAVLAKHWRHIYALSLAVHCTSWTFYGTVTQAARYGWPLPPTFLGSILFYALALSFMVKLVKLARETNATSLADLIATRLGKDAWLAAIVTLVAALGLIPYIALQLKAVAMSFAMLTTQATDGVASPAWRDSALYVALAMALFAMLFGTRRASAAEHNRGLVLAMAFESVFKLAAMLALGAFVWFGLDDLPKAAIEAAPTPPAGGFAPLVLLGGLAMFILPHQFHVAVVECRDEDDVRTARWQFPLYLLLIALPVLPLAKVGQSLLGAQVPSDLYVLALPLSQGHEGLALFAFLGGLSAATGMVVVSTLTLSLMIGNHWFAPNLLRGSWARNRDLRGRVLALRRAGIVAIMLLAWGYSRLIAGSEALADVGAVSFSALATLAPALAFAVWRPHTPPRAAIVGIAVGFAAWAWVLLLPMLYEARGLAPAWLFEGPLGWSWLAPESLFGLTGWSRLGRAVGASLFLGALATVLAAMWRRELPRSARRGLDAQTLRDAGLRFLPRERVAQLLHDAPAGHPVAAAIEAELERELAAVLGSSSARVLLDAARREAGRDLDTVAAIVGEASADLRFNQRVLEAALQNMSQGISVVDAQLRLVAWNRRYAELFGYPPELLQVGRPIADLARWAMQRLPPVEDLEHALQRRLAFMRAGTAHLSERVFADGSIIEIRGNPMPGGGFVATFTDVTAFRRAEAGLIQANETLEQRVVERTADLQVATREAERANEAKSRFLAAVGHDLMQPLHAAQLFTDALAQQLDQPTQRETATQIAGALESTGDLLNGLLDMSRLQAGGLVPQPREFPLAEVLEPLASEFGAIAAARGLRFRYVASRAWTCSDPQLLRRVLQNFLANAVRYTASGRVLLGVRRREGALSIEVHDSGPGIEPALQRVMFEEFRRGDNAPGQGLGLGLSIADRIADLLHAPLTLHSRLGHGTAFAVRLPRTPTPMHATSAAHGAAPSALAFGLRGMQVLAVDNDPQALSALSEVLRRWGCEVVTAADGEGARRAMRERAAGLWLFDFHLDDDDTGLALAQRLSEEFGARPTLLLSADGGAGVRQAVHAVGLSLLTKPVKPLALKSVLDRLLAAGGVER is encoded by the coding sequence ATGCTGAGCCTCACCACCGTCGCCCTGGCCAGCCTGGCCTGGCTGGCGCTGATGTTCGGCACGGCGTTGTTCGCCGAACGCCGGCCGGCGGTGCTGGCCAAACATTGGCGGCATATCTATGCGCTGTCGCTCGCGGTGCATTGCACCTCGTGGACCTTCTACGGCACCGTCACCCAGGCCGCGCGCTACGGTTGGCCGCTGCCGCCGACCTTCCTCGGTTCGATCCTGTTCTACGCGCTCGCGCTGAGCTTCATGGTCAAGCTGGTCAAGCTGGCGCGCGAGACTAATGCGACCTCGCTCGCCGACCTGATCGCCACGCGCCTGGGCAAGGATGCGTGGCTGGCCGCGATCGTCACCCTGGTCGCCGCGCTCGGCCTGATTCCCTACATCGCGCTGCAATTGAAAGCGGTGGCGATGAGTTTCGCGATGCTCACCACCCAGGCCACCGACGGCGTCGCCTCGCCGGCGTGGCGCGACAGCGCGTTGTACGTCGCGCTGGCGATGGCCTTGTTCGCGATGCTGTTCGGCACCCGCCGCGCCAGCGCGGCCGAGCACAATCGCGGCCTGGTGCTGGCGATGGCGTTCGAGTCGGTGTTCAAGCTCGCCGCGATGCTCGCGCTCGGCGCGTTCGTCTGGTTCGGTCTCGACGATCTGCCCAAGGCCGCGATCGAAGCCGCGCCGACGCCGCCGGCCGGCGGGTTCGCGCCGCTGGTGCTGCTCGGCGGGTTGGCGATGTTCATCCTGCCGCATCAGTTCCATGTCGCCGTGGTCGAATGCCGCGACGAAGACGACGTGCGCACCGCGCGCTGGCAGTTCCCGCTGTACCTGCTGCTGATCGCCTTGCCGGTATTGCCGCTGGCCAAGGTCGGGCAGTCGTTGCTCGGCGCGCAGGTGCCGTCGGATCTGTACGTGCTCGCGTTGCCGCTGTCGCAAGGGCACGAGGGCCTGGCCTTGTTCGCCTTCCTCGGCGGGCTCAGCGCGGCCACCGGCATGGTCGTGGTCAGCACCCTGACCTTGAGCCTGATGATCGGCAACCACTGGTTCGCGCCGAATCTGCTGCGCGGTTCGTGGGCGCGCAACCGCGACCTGCGCGGGCGCGTGCTGGCGCTGCGGCGCGCCGGCATCGTCGCGATCATGCTGCTCGCGTGGGGCTACAGCCGCCTGATCGCCGGCAGCGAGGCGCTGGCCGATGTCGGCGCGGTGTCGTTCTCGGCCTTGGCGACCTTGGCCCCGGCGCTGGCGTTCGCGGTGTGGCGCCCGCACACGCCGCCGCGCGCGGCGATCGTCGGTATCGCCGTCGGGTTCGCCGCCTGGGCCTGGGTGTTGCTGCTGCCGATGCTGTACGAAGCGCGCGGCCTGGCGCCGGCGTGGCTGTTTGAGGGGCCGCTGGGTTGGTCGTGGCTCGCGCCGGAAAGCCTGTTCGGTCTGACCGGCTGGAGCCGGCTCGGCCGCGCGGTCGGCGCCAGCCTGTTTCTCGGCGCGCTGGCGACCGTGCTCGCGGCGATGTGGCGGCGCGAACTGCCGCGCAGCGCGCGGCGCGGGCTCGATGCGCAGACCCTGCGCGATGCCGGCCTGCGTTTCCTGCCGCGCGAACGCGTCGCCCAGTTGCTGCACGACGCGCCGGCCGGGCATCCGGTCGCGGCGGCGATCGAGGCCGAACTCGAGCGCGAACTCGCCGCGGTGCTGGGCTCGTCCTCGGCGCGGGTGCTGCTGGACGCGGCGCGGCGCGAGGCCGGGCGCGATCTGGACACGGTCGCGGCGATCGTCGGCGAAGCCTCGGCCGACCTGCGCTTCAACCAGCGCGTGCTGGAAGCGGCGTTGCAGAACATGAGCCAGGGCATCAGCGTGGTCGACGCGCAATTGCGCCTGGTCGCGTGGAATCGCCGCTACGCCGAACTGTTCGGCTATCCGCCCGAGTTGTTGCAGGTGGGCCGGCCGATCGCCGATCTCGCGCGCTGGGCGATGCAGCGTCTGCCGCCGGTCGAGGATCTCGAACACGCCTTGCAGCGGCGCCTGGCGTTCATGCGCGCCGGCACCGCGCACTTGTCCGAACGTGTGTTCGCCGACGGCAGCATCATCGAAATCCGCGGCAACCCGATGCCCGGCGGCGGGTTCGTCGCGACCTTCACCGACGTCACCGCGTTCCGTCGCGCCGAAGCCGGATTGATCCAGGCCAACGAAACTCTAGAACAACGCGTGGTCGAACGCACCGCCGATCTGCAGGTCGCCACCCGCGAGGCCGAGCGCGCCAACGAGGCCAAGAGCCGCTTCCTCGCCGCGGTCGGCCATGATCTGATGCAGCCGCTGCATGCCGCGCAATTGTTCACCGACGCCCTGGCCCAGCAGCTCGACCAGCCGACCCAGCGCGAGACCGCGACCCAGATCGCCGGCGCGCTGGAATCCACCGGCGATCTGCTCAACGGCCTGCTGGACATGTCGCGCCTGCAGGCCGGCGGCCTGGTGCCGCAGCCGCGCGAGTTTCCGCTGGCCGAAGTGCTGGAGCCGCTGGCCTCGGAGTTCGGCGCGATCGCCGCCGCGCGTGGCCTGCGTTTTCGCTATGTCGCTTCGCGTGCGTGGACTTGCAGCGACCCGCAGCTGCTGCGTCGGGTGTTGCAGAACTTCCTCGCCAACGCGGTGCGCTACACCGCCAGCGGCCGGGTGCTGCTCGGCGTGCGCAGGCGCGAGGGCGCGCTGTCGATCGAGGTGCATGACAGCGGCCCGGGCATCGAACCGGCACTGCAGCGGGTGATGTTCGAAGAGTTCCGCCGCGGCGACAACGCGCCGGGGCAGGGCCTCGGGCTGGGGCTGTCGATCGCCGACCGCATCGCCGACCTGTTGCATGCGCCGCTGACCCTGCACAGCCGTCTCGGCCATGGCACCGCGTTCGCGGTGCGATTGCCGCGAACGCCGACGCCGATGCATGCGACCTCGGCCGCGCACGGCGCCGCGCCGAGCGCGCTCGCGTTCGGTCTGCGCGGCATGCAGGTGCTCGCGGTCGACAACGATCCGCAAGCCTTGTCGGCGTTGTCCGAAGTGCTGCGGCGCTGGGGCTGCGAGGTGGTCACCGCGGCCGACGGCGAAGGTGCGCGCCGGGCGATGCGCGAACGCGCCGCCGGTCTGTGGCTGTTCGATTTCCATCTCGACGACGACGACACCGGACTGGCCTTGGCGCAGCGCCTGAGCGAGGAATTCGGCGCGCGGCCGACCTTGCTGCTGAGCGCCGACGGCGGCGCCGGCGTGCGCCAGGCGGTGCATGCGGTGGGGTTGTCGTTGTTGACCAAGCCGGTCAAGCCGCTGGCGCTGAAGTCGGTGCTGGATCGGTTGCTGGCGGCGGGTGGGGTGGAACGCTAG
- the pssA gene encoding CDP-diacylglycerol--serine O-phosphatidyltransferase: MPRHFSMLREFHLADWFTLANAFCGTGAIFAAMRFLQEGGVRDLMIGMALIPLAFIFDALDGRVARWRKSSSTLGRELDSLADVISFGVAPAALAYACGLQGGWDWVILSYFVGCGVSRLARYNVTAEAMSGEEGKVKYFEGTPIPTSLLLVIVLAVAAWQGAIGADLWFGGYRLGPWLFHPLVLMFALSGSLMISKTLHIPKP, encoded by the coding sequence ATGCCGCGCCATTTTTCGATGCTTCGCGAATTCCACCTCGCGGATTGGTTCACCCTCGCCAACGCCTTCTGCGGCACCGGCGCGATCTTCGCCGCGATGCGTTTCCTGCAGGAAGGCGGGGTGCGCGACCTGATGATCGGCATGGCGTTGATCCCGCTGGCCTTCATCTTCGATGCGCTCGACGGCCGGGTCGCGCGCTGGCGCAAGTCGTCCTCGACCCTGGGCCGCGAACTCGATTCGCTGGCCGACGTGATCTCGTTCGGCGTCGCGCCGGCCGCGCTGGCCTACGCCTGCGGCCTGCAGGGCGGCTGGGACTGGGTGATCCTGAGTTACTTCGTCGGTTGCGGCGTCAGCCGTCTGGCGCGCTACAACGTCACCGCCGAGGCGATGTCGGGCGAGGAAGGCAAGGTCAAGTATTTCGAAGGCACGCCGATTCCGACCAGCCTGCTGCTGGTGATCGTGCTCGCGGTCGCGGCCTGGCAGGGCGCGATCGGCGCGGATCTGTGGTTCGGCGGGTATCGGCTCGGCCCGTGGCTGTTTCATCCGCTGGTGCTGATGTTCGCGTTGTCGGGATCGTTGATGATCAGCAAGACACTGCATATTCCCAAGCCCTGA
- a CDS encoding TonB-dependent receptor, with product MSTSKLKARKQIQRQGLCLAIAAVLLAPAAWAQDAAPEPAQAKTLGGVTVTARKREETLQEVPVAITAFTAESLDRMNIEDISDLDAQVPNLTIYAARGSSSTITAYIRGVGQSDPLWGVDPGVGIYMDDVYIARPQGALLDVFDVERIEVLRGPQGTLYGKNTIGGAIKYISRGLPTSLDGFASVTVGNYGQLDVKAAVAGPIGGSTQGGDATLRGRISVASLNRDGFGENVVTKQDVSDKEVLALRGNLGAYVSDALDIQFAFDWMDDQSGVRGAKMLAPNRFAPGTAPLDSRYDIRSGMPNVNDTTIKGASATVNWRASEDWSFKYVLAKRESDTETNIDFDTLQNKIADVKAFYSDQQVSHELQANFDGGGRARGVMGIYAFDGEAGGQVLNNFFNLSFGDTQGTVYTESIAAYADWTFDLTDKLKLDVGARYTDEDKRAKVLNRGYRDASFTIPNGAVAANFDRKINFKNTSPKVSLDYQIAPDILLYGLATRGFKSGGYNIRAQATAVPRSAEPFDDEVVDSFEVGSKMAFFDQRLFLNLSYFHNKYKDIQLSVFTSYDSNGDGTNDAFFGDFTNAGSGTVQGLEVEYQWLPNEHWLISGNLAWLDAKYDEFLYAGVNIANEQEFTNAPEFSGALNVEYRTELSDGSNLSARVGYSYQSDVVATTEIVRTGALPITQDGYGLINAGVTWKSKGPWSLSLQGSNLADKEYRTTGYSLNSALGVYTGFYGAPRQYSLSMKYDF from the coding sequence CCTGCAGGAAGTGCCGGTCGCGATCACCGCGTTCACGGCCGAGTCGCTGGACCGGATGAATATCGAGGACATCAGCGACCTCGACGCGCAGGTGCCTAACCTGACCATCTACGCCGCACGCGGATCGAGCAGCACCATCACCGCCTACATCCGCGGCGTCGGCCAGTCCGATCCGCTGTGGGGCGTGGACCCGGGCGTGGGCATCTACATGGACGATGTCTACATCGCCCGTCCGCAGGGCGCATTGCTCGACGTGTTCGACGTGGAGCGCATCGAAGTGCTGCGCGGCCCGCAGGGCACGCTGTACGGCAAGAACACCATCGGCGGCGCGATCAAGTACATCTCGCGCGGCCTGCCGACCTCGCTCGACGGCTTCGCCTCGGTCACGGTCGGCAACTACGGCCAGCTCGACGTCAAGGCCGCGGTCGCCGGCCCGATCGGCGGCAGCACCCAGGGCGGCGACGCGACCTTGCGCGGCCGCATCTCGGTCGCCAGCCTCAACCGCGACGGCTTCGGCGAGAACGTGGTCACCAAGCAGGACGTCAGCGACAAGGAAGTGCTGGCGTTGCGCGGCAACCTCGGCGCCTACGTCAGCGATGCGCTCGACATTCAATTCGCGTTCGACTGGATGGACGACCAGTCCGGCGTGCGCGGCGCCAAGATGCTCGCGCCCAACCGCTTCGCCCCGGGCACCGCGCCGCTGGATTCGCGCTACGACATCCGCAGCGGCATGCCCAACGTCAACGACACCACGATCAAGGGCGCCTCGGCGACGGTCAACTGGCGCGCCAGCGAGGACTGGAGCTTCAAGTACGTGCTGGCCAAGCGCGAGTCCGACACCGAGACCAACATCGACTTCGACACCCTGCAGAACAAGATCGCCGACGTGAAGGCGTTCTACAGCGATCAGCAGGTCAGCCACGAACTGCAGGCGAACTTTGATGGCGGCGGCCGCGCCCGCGGCGTGATGGGCATCTATGCCTTCGACGGCGAAGCCGGCGGCCAGGTGCTCAACAACTTCTTCAACCTCAGCTTCGGCGACACCCAGGGCACGGTCTATACCGAATCCATCGCCGCCTACGCCGACTGGACCTTCGACCTGACCGACAAGCTCAAGCTCGACGTCGGCGCGCGCTACACCGACGAGGACAAGCGCGCCAAGGTGCTCAACCGCGGTTATCGCGATGCCAGCTTCACCATTCCCAACGGCGCGGTCGCGGCCAACTTCGACCGCAAGATCAACTTCAAGAACACCTCGCCGAAGGTCTCGCTCGATTACCAGATCGCGCCCGACATCCTGCTGTACGGCCTGGCCACGCGCGGCTTCAAGTCCGGCGGTTACAACATCCGCGCCCAGGCCACGGCGGTGCCGCGTTCGGCCGAGCCGTTCGACGACGAGGTCGTCGACAGCTTTGAAGTCGGCAGCAAGATGGCGTTCTTCGACCAGCGCCTGTTCCTGAACCTGTCGTACTTCCACAACAAGTACAAGGACATCCAGCTGTCGGTGTTCACCTCTTACGACAGCAACGGCGACGGCACCAACGACGCGTTCTTCGGCGATTTCACCAACGCCGGTTCCGGCACCGTGCAGGGCCTGGAAGTCGAGTACCAATGGCTGCCGAACGAGCATTGGCTGATCTCGGGCAACCTCGCCTGGCTCGACGCCAAGTACGACGAATTCCTGTACGCCGGCGTCAACATCGCCAACGAGCAGGAGTTCACCAACGCGCCCGAGTTCTCCGGCGCCTTGAACGTGGAATACCGCACCGAGCTGTCCGACGGCAGCAACCTGTCGGCGCGGGTGGGTTACAGCTATCAAAGCGACGTGGTCGCCACCACCGAGATCGTGCGCACCGGCGCCTTGCCGATCACCCAGGACGGTTACGGCCTGATCAATGCCGGCGTGACCTGGAAGAGCAAGGGGCCGTGGAGCCTGTCCCTGCAGGGCAGCAATCTGGCCGACAAGGAATACCGGACCACCGGTTACAGCCTGAATTCGGCTTTGGGCGTCTACACCGGGTTCTACGGTGCGCCGCGGCAGTATTCCTTGTCCATGAAGTACGACTTCTGA
- the phaE gene encoding class III poly(R)-hydroxyalkanoic acid synthase subunit PhaE, with amino-acid sequence MANFGFGSNNPGDFFGAGADMNQPGFEKLARQYWGAWGEMMRGAAPQSAQQPSMPGWNEAVSWWSQLAKGGQPQVDDTLDRFNSQARGWFGEIQKLASQFAGSDASAGDIAGAWKQALGGQGANPFADVLSAMRGPGQQDFGRWAEQMGPFLERLQSQGQSLLGLPAFGFSREHQERVQQLLQAQSDYQKQSQAYNALMAEAGQDAFSRFEDKLAERSEPGRQIGSARALFDLWIDAAEEAYADIALSPRFRDAYAALVNSQMRLRAGVQKEIEQASGSFGMPTRTEIDAAHRKIVQLERELRRLRDEVQQAREPAPRESRPVAAKPAPKPAATPAAKPAASQPAAKKAAGKPSRPAPAAATKPALKQPKPAPVKAAKKTAIARPQPPATPRAASAPRPAKAAQTAKKGAR; translated from the coding sequence ATGGCGAATTTCGGTTTCGGTTCGAACAATCCCGGCGATTTCTTCGGCGCAGGCGCCGACATGAATCAGCCCGGTTTCGAAAAACTCGCGCGACAGTACTGGGGCGCATGGGGCGAGATGATGCGCGGCGCGGCGCCGCAATCGGCGCAGCAGCCGTCGATGCCGGGCTGGAACGAGGCGGTGAGCTGGTGGTCGCAATTGGCCAAGGGCGGGCAGCCGCAGGTCGACGACACCCTGGACCGTTTCAACAGCCAGGCGCGCGGCTGGTTCGGCGAAATCCAGAAACTGGCCTCGCAGTTCGCCGGCAGCGACGCCTCGGCCGGCGACATCGCCGGTGCCTGGAAGCAGGCGCTGGGCGGGCAGGGCGCCAATCCATTCGCCGATGTGTTGAGCGCGATGCGCGGGCCGGGGCAGCAGGATTTCGGCCGCTGGGCCGAGCAGATGGGGCCGTTCCTGGAACGCTTGCAGAGCCAGGGGCAGTCCTTGCTCGGTCTGCCCGCGTTCGGTTTCTCGCGCGAGCATCAAGAGCGCGTGCAGCAGTTGTTGCAGGCGCAGTCCGATTACCAGAAGCAGAGCCAGGCCTATAACGCGCTGATGGCCGAAGCCGGCCAGGACGCGTTCTCGCGCTTCGAAGACAAACTGGCCGAGCGCAGCGAACCCGGCCGCCAGATCGGCAGCGCGCGCGCGTTGTTCGATCTGTGGATCGACGCGGCCGAAGAAGCCTATGCCGATATCGCGCTGTCGCCGCGTTTCCGCGACGCTTACGCCGCGCTGGTCAATTCGCAGATGCGCCTGCGCGCCGGCGTGCAGAAGGAAATCGAACAGGCCAGCGGCAGTTTCGGCATGCCGACCCGCACCGAGATCGACGCCGCGCATCGCAAGATCGTTCAGCTCGAACGCGAACTGCGCCGCCTGCGCGATGAAGTGCAGCAGGCGCGCGAGCCGGCGCCGCGCGAATCTCGCCCGGTCGCGGCCAAACCTGCGCCCAAACCCGCGGCGACACCCGCGGCGAAGCCGGCAGCGTCTCAGCCCGCAGCGAAGAAGGCCGCGGGCAAGCCCTCGCGTCCAGCTCCGGCCGCGGCGACCAAGCCGGCGCTGAAGCAGCCCAAACCCGCGCCCGTCAAGGCGGCGAAGAAAACCGCGATCGCGCGTCCGCAGCCGCCGGCCACGCCGCGCGCGGCGAGCGCGCCGAGGCCGGCCAAGGCCGCGCAAACCGCCAAGAAGGGAGCGCGCTGA
- a CDS encoding D-(-)-3-hydroxybutyrate oligomer hydrolase produces MSASILRTAAASAALILMTSLATQAAVAAKSRTAAAKNAKDATPMFSSQRQTEHRGEHDDLLTAGLGLDGLRAMVPPAFADAAHPTPAELRRRALWANWRGIADLAPGGGYGELYGSTAAVPGREYSAFATVAGASQPHRVLVQVPDAFDTKKRCVVVSASSGSRGIYGSIAVAGAWGLPKGCAVAYTDKGAGTDYFDLDAGMGVRADGTVGPASEGGLAFTPKASQREGGKGIAFKHAHSQDNPEADWGRHVRQAAQFALASLDKAFPEQAPFTDANTRVIAVGISNGGGAVLRAAELNDTPWLDAVVAGEPNVYVAGARPLYDYTTEAALLMPCALLHKPLAAAPVSPITGDSAESFCSYVAGLGLLGDAARQASTEVRAHAAYERMHANGWSDDALRAGALSVNFDLWRAVAATYASAYGRYAPAGQARTKDPDQPWVRYAYAAATPASATAPAAERAASESERAAWWSDASGIPPGAGVQLFGPAGGERLAPLAALRELWSGEILGGEAAYPEYGAALKRAHERVRAGIEHTRAAAPRKDLPIVVVHGLDDGLIPPAFSSAPYVAMARKAGAQVRYWEVRNVQHFDAFLGLPAMGARYLPLLPYVYAALDRVEAHLDRGTPLPADAVVANSPRAGKALTIENLAVPK; encoded by the coding sequence ATGAGCGCCTCTATCCTACGCACCGCCGCGGCCAGCGCCGCCCTGATCTTGATGACTTCTCTGGCCACGCAGGCTGCGGTTGCGGCCAAATCGCGCACCGCCGCTGCAAAAAACGCCAAGGACGCCACCCCGATGTTCAGCAGTCAACGCCAGACCGAGCACCGCGGCGAACACGACGATCTGCTGACCGCCGGACTCGGCCTCGACGGCCTGCGCGCGATGGTGCCGCCGGCGTTCGCCGACGCGGCGCATCCCACGCCGGCGGAATTGCGCCGCCGCGCGCTGTGGGCGAACTGGCGCGGCATCGCCGATCTCGCGCCGGGCGGCGGCTATGGCGAGTTGTACGGCAGCACCGCGGCGGTTCCCGGCCGCGAGTACAGCGCGTTCGCGACCGTGGCCGGCGCCAGCCAGCCGCATCGCGTGCTGGTGCAGGTGCCCGATGCATTCGATACGAAAAAACGCTGCGTGGTGGTTAGCGCCTCCTCGGGATCGCGCGGCATCTACGGCTCGATCGCGGTCGCCGGCGCCTGGGGCCTGCCCAAGGGATGCGCGGTCGCCTACACCGACAAGGGCGCGGGCACCGATTACTTCGATCTCGATGCCGGCATGGGCGTGCGCGCCGACGGTACGGTCGGTCCGGCCTCGGAAGGCGGGCTCGCGTTTACGCCGAAGGCCAGCCAGCGCGAAGGCGGCAAAGGCATCGCGTTCAAGCATGCGCATTCGCAGGACAATCCCGAGGCCGACTGGGGCCGGCATGTACGCCAGGCCGCGCAATTCGCGTTGGCGTCGTTGGACAAGGCGTTTCCCGAACAGGCGCCGTTCACCGACGCGAACACGCGGGTGATCGCGGTCGGCATCTCCAACGGCGGCGGCGCGGTGTTGCGCGCGGCCGAATTGAACGACACGCCGTGGCTCGACGCGGTGGTCGCCGGCGAGCCGAACGTCTACGTCGCCGGCGCGCGGCCGTTGTACGACTACACCACCGAAGCGGCCTTGCTGATGCCGTGCGCGCTGCTGCACAAGCCGCTGGCGGCCGCGCCGGTGTCGCCGATCACCGGCGACAGCGCCGAATCGTTCTGCAGCTACGTCGCCGGCCTCGGCCTGCTCGGCGATGCGGCCAGGCAGGCGAGCACCGAAGTTCGCGCGCACGCCGCCTACGAACGCATGCACGCCAACGGCTGGAGCGACGATGCGCTGCGCGCCGGCGCGCTGTCGGTGAATTTCGACCTGTGGCGCGCGGTGGCGGCGACGTATGCCTCCGCCTATGGCCGCTATGCACCGGCCGGGCAGGCGCGGACGAAAGATCCGGATCAGCCCTGGGTGCGTTACGCCTATGCCGCCGCGACCCCGGCCAGCGCCACCGCGCCGGCCGCCGAACGCGCCGCGAGCGAGAGCGAACGCGCCGCGTGGTGGTCCGACGCCAGCGGCATTCCGCCGGGCGCGGGCGTGCAGTTGTTCGGCCCGGCCGGCGGCGAGCGCCTGGCGCCGCTGGCGGCGCTGCGCGAGTTGTGGAGCGGCGAGATCCTCGGCGGCGAAGCGGCGTATCCCGAATACGGCGCCGCGCTCAAGCGCGCGCACGAACGCGTGCGCGCCGGCATCGAGCACACCCGCGCCGCCGCGCCGCGCAAGGACCTGCCGATCGTGGTCGTGCATGGGCTCGACGACGGCTTGATCCCACCGGCGTTCAGCAGCGCGCCGTATGTCGCGATGGCGCGCAAGGCCGGCGCGCAAGTGCGCTATTGGGAAGTTCGCAACGTCCAGCATTTCGACGCCTTCCTCGGCTTGCCGGCGATGGGCGCGCGCTATCTGCCGCTGTTGCCGTACGTGTATGCCGCGCTCGATCGGGTCGAGGCGCATCTCGATCGAGGCACGCCGCTGCCGGCGGATGCGGTGGTGGCGAACTCGCCGCGTGCCGGCAAGGCATTGACGATCGAGAATCTGGCGGTGCCGAAGTAA